The Bacteroidota bacterium genome includes a region encoding these proteins:
- a CDS encoding DEAD/DEAH box helicase — MKTFENLNLSKELHQAIEDLGFDTLTPIQEQAYPVILSNKDIVGIAQTGTGKTFAYMLPILHQMKYSKEVNPRVLILLPTRELVMQVVENINSYAKYKSVRVLGIFGETNINVQKKAIAQGLDILVATPGRLYDLVLSGSLSFKSIKKLVIDEVDIMLDNGFRPQLINIFELLPAKRQNIMFSATMTSDVAAIIEDFFIAPFQISIVPSGARLNNISQQCYPVKNFLTKVNLLKHLLKGKEYQKVLVFVTGKKIADRLFDCLEKSNVSLVGIIHSNKSQNYRIRSIEEFESGAKRVLIATEVIARGIDFDKISHVINFDVPEFPENYMHRIGRTGRAEQHGNSILFYTQQEEKAKQAIESLMSYQIPITDFPSEVAISDELIPEEKPKVFVKNYLPEIKKKTSGLSFHEKSDKNKKVNVRGAHKKKAAAKYKKPIRKRGDKK, encoded by the coding sequence ATGAAAACCTTCGAAAATTTAAACCTGTCAAAAGAACTGCACCAAGCCATTGAAGACCTGGGCTTTGATACCCTAACTCCAATCCAGGAGCAGGCCTACCCTGTTATACTTTCCAACAAGGATATTGTTGGCATCGCCCAAACAGGCACAGGGAAAACATTTGCCTACATGCTGCCTATTTTGCATCAAATGAAATATTCCAAAGAAGTTAACCCAAGGGTGCTGATTCTTTTACCAACCAGGGAACTGGTAATGCAGGTGGTTGAGAATATTAACAGTTATGCCAAATACAAAAGTGTACGTGTATTGGGCATATTTGGCGAAACAAACATTAATGTTCAAAAGAAAGCCATTGCCCAGGGCCTGGATATATTGGTAGCTACCCCTGGCAGACTGTATGACTTGGTACTTAGCGGGTCACTTAGTTTTAAATCAATAAAAAAATTAGTAATTGACGAGGTGGATATTATGTTGGACAATGGATTTCGTCCCCAACTCATCAATATCTTTGAGCTGCTTCCGGCAAAAAGGCAAAACATTATGTTTTCTGCCACTATGACTAGTGATGTAGCAGCGATTATCGAGGATTTTTTTATCGCTCCGTTCCAAATTTCCATTGTCCCCAGTGGAGCCCGCCTGAATAATATTTCCCAGCAATGTTACCCGGTAAAAAACTTTCTTACAAAAGTGAATTTGCTAAAGCACCTTTTAAAAGGTAAGGAATACCAAAAAGTATTGGTTTTTGTTACAGGAAAAAAGATTGCGGACAGATTATTTGATTGCCTGGAGAAATCCAATGTTTCTTTGGTTGGAATTATACATTCTAACAAATCGCAAAATTACAGGATCAGATCAATTGAAGAATTTGAAAGTGGGGCTAAAAGAGTATTGATAGCAACGGAAGTAATAGCAAGAGGGATAGATTTTGATAAAATATCACATGTGATCAATTTTGACGTTCCTGAGTTTCCTGAAAATTACATGCACCGCATTGGCAGAACTGGCAGAGCCGAACAACATGGCAATTCTATTTTGTTTTATACACAGCAGGAAGAAAAAGCAAAGCAAGCAATCGAATCATTGATGTCGTATCAAATTCCAATTACTGATTTTCCTTCTGAAGTAGCCATCTCTGATGAGTTAATTCCTGAGGAAAAGCCCAAGGTTTTCGTCAAGAATTATCTTCCCGAAATAAAGAAGAAAACCTCCGGGCTTAGCTTTCATGAAAAGTCTGATAAAAACAAGAAAGTAAATGTAAGAGGCGCCCATAAAAAAAAGGCCGCTGCCAAGTATAAAAAACCTATCAGAAAGCGGGGCGATAAAAAGTAA
- the tnpA gene encoding IS200/IS605 family transposase, whose protein sequence is MPHSFNKIWIHAIWATKMRVPMIHLPIEQKIYQFISEQLREQGCPVRIINGMPDHIHCLFLLNPQKSIAEVIKQIKGSSSHFVNQCDLIPEKFSWQTGYASYSVSESVVEKVFQYIKNQKQHHHKKTYEKEYGEFLKLYGLNNESAI, encoded by the coding sequence ATGCCTCACTCATTCAATAAAATATGGATACATGCCATTTGGGCAACCAAAATGAGAGTTCCGATGATACATTTACCCATTGAGCAAAAAATCTATCAATTTATTTCAGAGCAATTACGTGAACAAGGCTGTCCTGTTAGAATCATTAACGGCATGCCGGATCATATTCATTGTTTATTTCTTTTAAACCCTCAAAAATCCATTGCTGAAGTCATTAAACAAATAAAAGGCAGCAGTTCTCACTTTGTAAATCAATGCGATTTGATTCCTGAAAAATTTTCCTGGCAAACCGGATATGCCTCTTATTCGGTTTCTGAATCGGTTGTTGAAAAGGTTTTTCAATACATCAAAAACCAAAAGCAGCACCATCATAAAAAAACCTATGAAAAGGAATACGGTGAATTTTTGAAACTTTATGGGTTAAATAATGAAAGCGCTATTTAA
- a CDS encoding AI-2E family transporter: MDKIKPEVFRQLFALFSILLLGGLIFLELSPYLSGILGAFTIYIILRKLMSNLLLRGWKPSTAAVTLMIASFLCFLLPVTAVVIMISNKISKAIKHSEKILAFIEDKAKFAENYLGFDITKNIDTSQASSYVATTLESLAGGTFTIIIAIGIMYFILYYLFVNTEKLKELAIEYLPLKEENILAIGNDSNELVKSNAIGIPIVALLQGTIALIGYLILGVPDPIFWFTITAISSMIPFVGTAMGVLPVCILLFSMGQNWQAIALLIYGVAVVGASDNFFRLVIQRKLANVHPLITLFGVIVGVPLFGFIGLIFGPLLVSLFLLLVRIYKNEYGKQGGQSL; the protein is encoded by the coding sequence ATGGACAAAATAAAACCTGAGGTGTTCAGGCAGTTATTTGCCTTGTTTTCAATTCTACTTCTGGGAGGGCTCATTTTCCTTGAGCTAAGCCCTTATCTTTCAGGAATTTTAGGCGCATTTACAATCTATATTATACTGCGTAAATTGATGTCCAATTTGCTTTTGAGGGGGTGGAAACCTTCCACAGCAGCAGTTACATTAATGATTGCATCATTTCTGTGTTTTTTACTGCCTGTAACAGCAGTGGTTATAATGATTTCAAACAAAATTAGCAAGGCAATAAAGCATTCGGAAAAAATACTTGCATTTATAGAAGACAAGGCAAAATTTGCGGAAAATTATCTGGGATTTGATATTACAAAAAACATTGATACTTCCCAGGCAAGCAGTTATGTTGCAACTACCCTGGAGAGCCTGGCAGGAGGAACTTTTACCATTATTATTGCAATTGGAATAATGTATTTTATTCTTTATTATTTGTTTGTAAACACGGAAAAACTTAAAGAACTTGCTATTGAATACCTTCCTTTAAAAGAAGAAAACATCCTGGCAATTGGAAATGACAGCAACGAGCTGGTAAAATCAAATGCTATTGGGATTCCCATAGTTGCCCTGTTACAGGGAACTATTGCACTTATAGGCTATTTAATACTTGGGGTTCCTGATCCCATTTTCTGGTTCACAATAACTGCCATCTCTTCAATGATTCCTTTTGTTGGTACTGCCATGGGTGTTTTACCCGTATGCATCCTTTTGTTTTCGATGGGTCAAAACTGGCAGGCAATTGCACTGCTCATTTATGGGGTTGCTGTAGTGGGAGCATCTGATAATTTTTTCAGACTTGTTATTCAACGCAAACTGGCAAATGTGCACCCCTTAATAACACTTTTTGGGGTGATAGTTGGCGTTCCTTTGTTTGGCTTTATCGGACTTATTTTTGGTCCTTTATTAGTGAGTTTGTTCCTGCTCCTTGTTCGTATTTATAAAAACGAATATGGCAAGCAAGGCGGCCAAAGCCTTTAG
- a CDS encoding YraN family protein, producing MAEHNITGKKGEEMALEYLLSKGFSIIEKNWIYKKFEIDIIAQQNKTLVVAEVKTRSGNYFGEPEAWVTRIKQKQLVKGAEAYVLQKKLDLEVRFDIITVLFSIKGEPKIQHIEDAFYPLV from the coding sequence ATGGCAGAACATAATATTACGGGGAAAAAAGGAGAAGAAATGGCACTGGAATATTTACTTAGTAAGGGATTTAGTATAATTGAAAAGAACTGGATTTACAAGAAGTTCGAAATAGATATTATTGCTCAACAAAACAAAACCTTAGTAGTGGCAGAAGTTAAAACACGAAGTGGGAATTATTTTGGTGAACCAGAAGCCTGGGTAACCAGAATAAAACAAAAACAACTGGTAAAAGGTGCTGAGGCTTATGTTCTACAAAAAAAGCTTGATTTGGAAGTGCGTTTTGATATAATCACTGTGCTGTTTTCAATAAAAGGAGAACCAAAAATTCAGCATATAGAAGATGCTTTTTATCCATTGGTATAA
- a CDS encoding DUF4412 domain-containing protein gives MKLQIIILLAYFSTQMSFAQSFEGLIESRKISPIDTVHFIFYIKEDKIRIDQIGYDKKIEEITLVNLSDFKSKSLNPIRMLLTDIESAPTKEFVKIQNVSVSKGKKIKTIAGYQCQEWVVVKKEQNIQITYFLAKDNFFFFEKMLISLNRKDKLSTFYQQLPETTNAFPFYAIEADLKGKPTNIFEVTGITKKSLDHSLFHIPEGYKRFGK, from the coding sequence ATGAAGTTACAAATAATTATTTTGCTGGCATATTTTTCAACCCAAATGTCATTCGCTCAATCTTTTGAGGGATTAATTGAATCTAGAAAAATTTCCCCAATTGATACTGTCCATTTCATCTTTTATATTAAAGAGGATAAGATTAGAATAGATCAAATAGGTTACGATAAAAAAATTGAAGAGATAACTCTTGTTAATTTGAGTGATTTCAAATCCAAATCACTTAACCCAATCCGAATGCTGTTAACTGATATAGAATCCGCACCTACTAAAGAATTTGTAAAGATCCAGAATGTCAGTGTTTCTAAAGGAAAAAAAATAAAAACTATTGCTGGTTACCAATGCCAGGAATGGGTTGTTGTAAAAAAAGAACAAAATATTCAAATAACGTATTTCCTTGCAAAGGATAATTTCTTTTTTTTCGAAAAAATGCTGATTAGCTTAAACAGAAAAGATAAGCTTTCTACTTTTTACCAACAATTACCAGAAACAACAAATGCATTTCCTTTTTATGCTATTGAGGCTGATTTAAAAGGCAAGCCAACCAACATTTTCGAGGTTACCGGCATTACAAAAAAAAGCCTTGATCACTCCCTGTTCCACATTCCTGAAGGTTACAAAAGATTTGGTAAATAA
- a CDS encoding LD-carboxypeptidase, with amino-acid sequence MKIPAYLKKGDTIGIVSTARKISPQEVAPAVEQFEKWGLKVVFGEDLFNVFHQFAGTDEQRVLDLQKMLDEPKVKAIICARGGYGTVRIIDRLDFSEFAKNPKWIAGFSDVTVLHSHIQQNLSIATLHCAMPVNFPNDGSFCDAVETIRKALFGEPLSYLIENNYLNRTGTGQGTLTGGNLSILYSLSGTCSQAITNGKILLLEDLDEYLYHLDRMMINLKRTGMLENLSGLIVGGMNDMKDNAVPFGKSPEEIVVDAVKEYNYPVCFNFPSGHIKENKAIILGGRVVLDVGAEKSSLNYI; translated from the coding sequence ATGAAAATACCTGCATATCTGAAAAAAGGGGATACAATTGGCATAGTTTCTACAGCCAGGAAGATAAGTCCACAAGAAGTGGCTCCAGCTGTTGAACAATTCGAAAAATGGGGACTAAAAGTTGTATTTGGTGAAGATCTGTTCAATGTTTTCCATCAATTTGCAGGTACTGATGAGCAGCGTGTGCTTGATTTACAAAAGATGCTTGATGAACCTAAGGTAAAGGCCATAATTTGTGCAAGAGGAGGCTATGGAACAGTAAGAATTATAGATCGCCTTGATTTCTCGGAATTTGCTAAAAACCCAAAATGGATTGCCGGTTTTAGTGATGTTACTGTTTTACATTCCCATATTCAGCAGAATTTATCCATTGCAACATTACATTGTGCAATGCCGGTTAATTTTCCAAACGATGGATCCTTTTGCGATGCTGTAGAAACCATAAGGAAAGCACTTTTTGGTGAACCCTTAAGTTACCTGATAGAAAACAATTATCTCAATAGAACTGGAACAGGCCAAGGTACGCTTACTGGAGGCAATTTATCTATTTTATATAGCTTATCCGGAACATGCTCACAAGCAATCACAAATGGTAAAATTTTACTTCTTGAAGACCTGGATGAATACCTATACCATTTGGACAGGATGATGATAAACCTGAAAAGAACAGGAATGCTGGAAAATTTATCCGGTTTAATTGTAGGTGGCATGAATGATATGAAGGACAATGCTGTCCCTTTTGGAAAAAGTCCTGAAGAGATTGTTGTGGATGCTGTAAAAGAATATAATTACCCTGTTTGTTTTAATTTTCCTTCAGGACATATAAAAGAAAATAAGGCAATAATTTTAGGAGGGCGGGTTGTTTTAGATGTAGGGGCAGAAAAAAGCAGTCTGAATTATATATAA
- the metG gene encoding methionine--tRNA ligase, with translation MITLKRHTITAALPYTNGPVHIGHLAGVYIPADIYARYLRLLKKDVLFVCGSDEHGVPITIKAKQEGISPQKVVDKYHKIIGDSFRDFGISFDIYSRTSSPMHHQTSSDFFKKLYDKGIFEEKVTSQYYDHEFQMFLTDRNITGTCPKCGNENAYGDQCEKCGSSLDPTELINPVSKLSGKKPVLKETKHWYLPLNKYQERLSKWILDEHKHDWKTNVYGQCKSWLDQGLQPRAVTRDLDWGVPVPIEGAEGKVLYVWFDAPIGYISATKEYFSKTDNPDNWELYWKDKETSLVHFIGKDNIVFHCIIFPAMLMADGDYILPANVPANEFLNLEGDKISTSRNWAVWLHEYLIDFPNKQDVLRYVLCSNAPETKDNDFTWKDFQAKNNNELVAIFGNFINRALVLTHKYYEGKVPEIGKLSDYDKEVLDALSKIPAKISHSIELYRFREALAETMNLARLGNKYLADTEPWKLIKTDEQRVKTILNISLQIAASLAIATEPFMPFTSKKLASMLNFSFDGWEKAGKQDNLQAGTLIKDAELLFEKIEDPAIEAQVEKLSATKQQNLVIPAFKEETTFEDFSKLDIRVGTIIAAERVPKTQKLLKLQVDLGIDKRTIVSGIAEFFEPEKIIGKKVSVLVNLAPRKIKGIESKGMILMAEDLNGSLIFIGPDQEISNGGTIR, from the coding sequence ATCATCACATTGAAAAGACATACCATTACAGCAGCCCTGCCTTATACTAATGGCCCAGTTCACATTGGCCATCTTGCCGGAGTTTACATTCCTGCAGATATCTATGCACGTTATTTAAGGCTGCTGAAAAAGGATGTGCTCTTTGTTTGTGGTTCAGATGAACATGGTGTTCCTATAACAATTAAAGCAAAGCAGGAGGGAATAAGTCCTCAAAAAGTAGTGGATAAATACCATAAAATTATTGGAGATTCTTTTAGAGATTTTGGAATAAGTTTTGATATTTATTCGCGCACATCCTCGCCAATGCATCATCAGACTTCTTCTGATTTCTTTAAAAAATTATACGATAAAGGCATTTTTGAAGAAAAAGTCACAAGTCAGTATTATGATCATGAGTTTCAGATGTTTCTTACCGACAGGAACATTACGGGTACTTGTCCAAAATGCGGAAATGAAAATGCATATGGTGATCAGTGTGAAAAATGTGGGAGTTCCCTTGATCCAACTGAATTGATTAATCCGGTTTCTAAATTAAGCGGCAAAAAGCCTGTTTTAAAAGAAACAAAACACTGGTATCTGCCCCTTAATAAATACCAGGAAAGACTCAGCAAATGGATACTTGATGAGCATAAACACGATTGGAAAACAAATGTTTACGGACAGTGTAAATCATGGCTGGATCAGGGATTGCAACCTAGAGCAGTAACAAGGGATTTGGATTGGGGAGTACCTGTTCCCATTGAAGGAGCAGAGGGCAAGGTTTTGTATGTTTGGTTTGATGCACCTATTGGATATATTTCTGCTACAAAAGAATATTTTTCAAAAACGGATAACCCCGATAATTGGGAACTTTATTGGAAAGATAAGGAGACAAGCCTGGTGCATTTTATAGGCAAGGACAATATCGTTTTCCATTGCATTATTTTCCCTGCAATGTTAATGGCCGATGGTGATTATATTCTTCCGGCAAATGTACCTGCCAATGAGTTTTTAAATTTAGAGGGAGATAAAATTTCTACTTCAAGGAATTGGGCGGTATGGTTGCATGAATACCTTATTGATTTCCCCAATAAGCAGGACGTATTAAGGTATGTGCTTTGTTCCAATGCTCCGGAAACCAAAGACAATGATTTTACATGGAAGGATTTTCAAGCTAAAAACAACAATGAACTTGTTGCCATTTTCGGAAATTTCATTAACCGTGCCTTGGTTTTAACGCATAAATATTATGAAGGAAAAGTGCCTGAAATTGGTAAATTGTCTGATTATGACAAGGAGGTTTTAGATGCCCTTTCAAAAATACCAGCTAAAATCAGCCACAGTATTGAATTATACCGTTTTAGGGAAGCCCTTGCAGAAACAATGAACCTTGCCAGGCTTGGAAATAAATACCTTGCTGATACCGAACCATGGAAATTAATAAAAACAGATGAGCAAAGGGTAAAAACAATATTAAATATCAGTTTGCAAATAGCAGCAAGTCTTGCCATTGCCACAGAACCATTCATGCCTTTTACCAGTAAAAAACTTGCCTCAATGCTGAATTTTTCTTTTGATGGATGGGAAAAAGCCGGAAAACAGGATAATTTGCAAGCAGGTACCTTAATAAAAGATGCCGAATTGCTTTTTGAAAAGATTGAAGATCCTGCAATAGAAGCGCAGGTTGAAAAATTAAGCGCAACAAAACAACAAAACCTGGTTATTCCCGCATTTAAGGAGGAAACAACTTTTGAGGATTTCAGTAAACTTGATATTCGTGTTGGAACAATCATAGCTGCGGAGCGAGTGCCCAAAACGCAAAAACTACTTAAACTGCAAGTGGATTTAGGTATAGATAAGCGTACGATTGTTTCAGGGATTGCCGAATTTTTTGAACCGGAAAAAATAATCGGAAAAAAAGTAAGTGTTTTGGTAAATCTTGCCCCAAGAAAAATTAAAGGAATTGAATCAAAAGGAATGATTTTAATGGCCGAAGATTTAAATGGCAGCCTTATATTTATTGGGCCCGACCAGGAAATTTCCAATGGAGGTACAATTCGTTAA
- a CDS encoding AI-2E family transporter, which produces MNSFWKINNIIVFGFGFFSALYFGYSFFIPLTFGIILSMLLLPVCQKLEKWGIHRMIAIIISIFILILTGTALITVMASQVANFKNDLPSFKSSLLAKEKQTQEYISEKLDISIEQQKSFFKNSSIIQEGEKTVSGFLGSFLGFLTDVILILVYIIFFLLKREKYEEFIIRISKNNNPEKISSTLHKISKVSTQYLIGRLISILILSALYIIGLSALGLKHAVLTGSIAAFLTIVPYVGTFIGGLIPASAAVLSGTTNPLSVLAVVFFIQLIDDYFIEPYIIGGQINISPLAVIMAIVTGGILWGIAGMILFIPLFGMAKIIFDQVPYLQPLGDLIGPKKNKENRWKKRIGKFLDNLFKR; this is translated from the coding sequence ATGAATTCATTTTGGAAAATAAACAATATTATTGTTTTTGGCTTTGGATTTTTTTCCGCTCTTTATTTTGGCTATTCCTTTTTTATCCCTTTAACTTTTGGCATTATTCTCTCGATGCTATTACTTCCTGTATGTCAGAAACTCGAAAAATGGGGAATTCATAGGATGATTGCCATAATTATAAGCATTTTCATTTTGATTTTAACTGGAACTGCACTCATAACAGTAATGGCTTCCCAGGTTGCCAATTTTAAAAATGACCTTCCCAGCTTCAAATCCTCGTTGTTAGCTAAGGAGAAACAAACTCAGGAGTATATTTCAGAAAAACTGGATATTTCCATAGAACAACAAAAATCTTTTTTTAAAAACTCCTCAATAATACAGGAAGGTGAAAAAACAGTTTCAGGATTCCTGGGCAGCTTTTTAGGTTTTCTTACAGATGTAATTCTGATACTGGTTTACATAATTTTTTTTCTTTTAAAAAGGGAAAAATATGAAGAATTTATAATCCGTATAAGTAAAAACAATAACCCGGAAAAAATAAGCAGCACGTTGCACAAGATAAGCAAGGTTAGCACTCAATATCTGATAGGGAGATTAATTTCCATTCTAATTTTAAGTGCATTGTATATAATTGGTTTATCAGCATTGGGACTTAAACATGCTGTATTAACAGGAAGTATCGCTGCTTTTTTAACAATAGTGCCCTATGTTGGTACATTTATAGGCGGCCTAATTCCTGCAAGTGCCGCTGTTTTGTCAGGCACCACTAATCCTTTATCCGTACTTGCTGTGGTTTTTTTTATTCAGTTAATTGATGATTATTTTATAGAACCTTATATTATTGGCGGACAAATAAACATAAGTCCATTAGCCGTTATTATGGCTATTGTAACAGGAGGAATATTATGGGGAATTGCAGGAATGATTTTGTTCATCCCTTTATTTGGAATGGCCAAAATAATATTCGATCAAGTGCCTTACCTTCAACCCTTAGGGGACTTAATTGGACCTAAAAAAAACAAAGAAAACAGATGGAAAAAAAGGATTGGAAAATTCCTGGATAATTTATTTAAGCGCTGA